The window TGTGCATggtaaacaaacaggaagtcatATGACAGTTTCACTGTTAAACAGTAGTgcacttttattgtgaaggaaTGGGGTCAAAGAcaggaaataaaatgttattaaacAGGTCCAAATGTACAAAGACTAAACTATTAACAGGAAATATACAAACACAATTCCACACTAAAATCACCTTTACCTTGGCTGGTTTATGACGACGTGCAGCGCCTCTGCCAGCTCCTCAGCTGTCAGATGGTTGAAGTCCAGGACGATGGCGGTGCCGAGGCGGCTCATACGGGCGAGATTGTCAGGCTGATCGCCAAACAGTGGCACGCCCACCAGAGGCACACCGTGAAACACGGCTTCATACAGACCGTTAGTGCCGCCGTGTGTCACGAATGCCTTTGTCTTTGGGTGACCTGAGAACAAACAAATGCagagcttttattgtgaaagaacATCTTTTTGCAACTATTGAAAATCTGCTTCCTCAATCTTACGTTAGTCACCATTTCTGGGTCAAAACTTCCCAAAGATTCCCACACTCAAATAAACACTtgggcatcactgagagttaaaaacagccCAAATTCTTTCATCCTTAATGAAATGATCCGTTTGGCTTCTCTCAAacctgtttaaataaagtttaacatACAGGCATCCAAGAAACATATGATTTATAAAGTTTAACAGAGTTTAAAGTTAACGGGAAGTCAGCTAGTTAGCTTCTATGTAAAGATACACCATGcactgactgagagatttctaaaccccccccccccctcaccaaaaacataaaatatactGTTATCACTTCGGACATAAatgataatccatccacaatacgaggtcaGTCTTTAATCTGCTGCAGGTTTAGATTAGTCGCTATGAAAAATTCCTGAGCCTTAGTTTCATTGATATCTTAGTTAGCCTCACagtcattcaattcaattcaattgagttcaattttatttatatagcgccaaatcacaacagcagtcgcctcaaggcgctttatattgtacagtagatcgtacaataatagatacagagaaagacccaacaatcatatgacccccctatgagcaagcactttggcgacagtgggaaggaataactcccttttaacaggaagaaacctccggcagaaccaggctcagggaggggcggccatctgctgcgaccggttggggtgagagaaggaagacaggatgaaagacatgctgtggaagagagacagagattaataacagatatgattcaatgcagagaggtctattaacacatagtgagtgagaaaggtgactggaaaggaaaaactcaatgcatcgtgggaatcccccggcagcctacgtctattgcagcataactaagggaggattcagggtcacctggtccagccctgactatatgctttagcaaaaaggaaagttttaagcctaatcttaaaatcttaaaattcTTGTAGAACCGTTCAAATAGTTGGTGTCTGGCCTACCATGAGCCCATGAGCTGTAGTTACATTGTAAggctttaaaaactgagcttaaagATGAGCTGCACATGAACAGTGCTAATAAAAAGCCAGATAGACTGACGATAACCACTAATTATTTTTGGGGGCTTGTTTATCTTCAGTAAAAAAAGATAAGGAGCATTAGAATACATTAAAAAGACAACAGCTTTAATGAACGCAGGAGGAGTCTGGACCTGGAAGGAGGCTTGGTACGTTGCTACTTAGTAAGTGAATAAGAGGCCTCtttgagcttttattttgaaatcccaTGACATCATGAATGAGTCATACCCAGCAGGTCGTTCTGAGGGATCCAATCAGAAATCTTCGTGTTTGGCGCCAATGCAGTTGGAGGCTTGCCACGGTAACGCCAAATCAcctgaaaggaagaaaacacTCCTCAGGTAAAGACGAAACAAATATCcaggtaaacaaacaaacaaaacatctaAGCTTCCTCTGCctgcatgtatttttttattttttactccaGAAAGTAATCAATGATGTAATCTGCTGGTAACGCAGTCCCTGAATGTTTGTCTGTGAGTGGGCGGAGCTTCTGACCTTCTGTGGGATCTGACCGAAGGCGGTGGCGATGATGTTAGCGTGCTGCATCGTCAGGTTGGTTACCATGGAGCCGAAGGAAGCCACAATTATGCCGGCATCACCTGAACTCTGCACAAATGCCTCCAGGTCCtggaaaatgtgacatcatcattACATCAACACTCACCTGTCccatttcagaataaaagtgtGTGCAATCAGAGCTCACACCTCTGGCAGCTGATTAACCGGTTTGCAGTGTAGACCGCCCACGTATTTGAAGTTTGGTGGGGTCGGCCGTGGCGTCTCGATGTCCCAGAAGGTCCTGATGAGCCACACGTCGGCCTTCCCTatagtctcacacacactgctgggAGTTCCTGTCCATACAGGAAAGAAGGGATATGacttcaaaataaaggtttgtACAGGTCCATAGTTATTTGGACAAGGATGGTTTCTGTAATTCTGCCTCTGTGCATCAATATAACGGACTTTACATCAAACCATCGAGATGTGACTAAGTGCagtctttcagctttaattcagggTTTAACTTCAGTCTAACATTAACAGTTCATgaattacagacattttttttacacagtccCTCATTCTCAGAGGATCTAAAAATAACGTTACAAACAAATTTAATTTTACATAAAAGGACAGTTCTCACTACTTGATGAAAATCCTTTGACTGATGAAGAACCCACAGACCAAATGCTGTGTCTCTTCCTCCAGCTGCTGCTGGTTTCTGctctctgccttcagttttgtacttgaatactgaaatgttgctctgctggtctgagatcagctgactgacTCAGTCATTAAAGAGTATCTTGggttgttttgcagtttgctttggCTCATCATTGTCTGCTCTGTGAAGCTCAGTGTGATCAGTTCTACAGCATCAATGTGAATGTGAGCAGAgtgtctttgtgctggttttcatctttgatttgtgttcatacctaaatactaagagaaagatcaCGTGTGATCTCATTAGGATAGgggtttgtgttggtgtgtggggctgtagcctgtaggtttatattgttaaatgctgattatgagacagtgtgtttcagatcattttaaagagtaacatgaaagtaaCATAATGAGAATGTCTTTCTCCTGGGTGTAATTAAGTAACGTACTgcacaatgttccctctaatttttcgtGTGTCTGAGCGaccacacaaactccctgagcagtcccttggaccactgtgagcaacagctgacgtgtgcactgtggtcatgcCACcattgaatccatccaagttacatggtttattaaaataatcaaattacagcatttatgttagactactaattaactgctttagcccacttacaatgaaaattttaaaaaatcttgttcatgacctgtgtagtatgttaacactattggaagtaaaaataacttgaactccaattttgaaaacacaactttcttttttctttctttttttttttttttttataaagctctgactttatatgtattatgagtatgagtctgtggtctgggagagagtcctgtaactctctgtctgcaaaatacagtatataatgaccaatgttgggcaattaattatatagttacttcttcaaaaaagtaactgagttatgcaaacaacaaagtttttttcagctgtttacctaaaaatgcagccaaggtgtttttttaaataaacatttcaaattatttacagaacaatcagctgttctgcattaaatttgatgccacacaaattatttgtgccactccaaaaaataatttctgtccactgtgagataaaggagaacaacagcctgatacctgcaggcctgacaacaggagatgtatcactcctgtaacacctgtaacattcagtagtcgcctcattgttctgacacacacaacaaaactattgactacactacacactaactacacaagattagcgctaaacgtcgcaaatctctcacatctcaaaacactgccgtcactcctaaaacttccccctttcctaaacaactaaatgccatgttgccatatcattttttgattggtcgacatggtacatttttccaccaataggaaagggtgggggttttttggttttgtttttgctcacaggcggcgAGTGCTTTcaagcgttttccttataaaacgccgtttttaccgtttcttcccgcagtaaatataaataacgatagtattcaggaagaaaaccaaacattgcatatatttttatcataactctggttttacgtggcctatcaacacaatttaaaaactggtataaagtccacacttttcccatcaattgttccatctgtcctgctcacatctccaatggttgtacacgttgtcattaatgtggcttcactccacatcagccacgccgctttgctagctaaaacaccggtgtcggcacataaggacgctgtcatagcctgtcaacgacgttgattagctgcgtatatacgaatgtgaatcgcatcattggctggactatgggataaggtggcatcgttctaatcccatacgggagcagccagtcacttactgactaacactgcaaaacagaattgttaaagtattaattttaatttcaattcaggttagatttttttttttgtgcccaacgcagattttctgtgcgcagagaccgtgccagcagtgcgcaattgcgcacgcgcgcagcttagagggaacattggtactgcattacttttaggAAAAGTAATCTGTGAGGGGAAAtacctccaacatgcacaaacatgtgACCCACAGCATGTAATTAttttgcatgaatgtaatgtctttgatatgctgcttagagatggtggtgactctcaaagtgGAGTCAATGGGATAAGTGATATTAATAACAGAATCGGAATTGCaaaattcttatcaattcccatccctaagGAAGACAGTCTTTAACATCACATCCTCATATCTTAATCTTTGCAATCCTTATTTTCAGCTCACATCATGGAAACTGTAGGTGTTTATTCCTTCAAATAAATACTGCTGTAACATCTCTGCTCTGTGGACCTCTGATTATTTTGGATGTGCTCAGATGGTTATCAGAAAGACATTAAGCCACCACTGCACTGTTCATCAGTGAGCTGTCTGAAGACTTTTGACCCTGTGACATGAGTGTAAACATATCTGTGAactcccaaaaagttgattctgttcatcttgaCGTAGCCTTTCCAGTTACAGGAGAAATgttacatcatcatcatctaggtgacttcttcagcctcagctgactgcaggcttccccaaccttataaacagtacatttgcacaatgactgaaactagcaccattGACGAACAATGGCTGtaaggtcagtttcttgattaTTAATATGGACATTGTCATGATCATTGATTAAATGCAGATCCAcagtctattcacacctacaggccagtggacactctttcaatgatgaggatgtaaacatcctggacagggaggaacgctggtttgagcgcagagtcaaagaggccatttacgtgaaaagggaaagaccatctctgaatcgaggagggggcctaaggatacatcttttgccatcttacaatgctgtgattgcagccattccctaACTCTCtttgaatggtactcatggatCAATGATCAATGGTCACTCATGAATCatcaatggtctttgatcagtggttgttgatcaatggtcatgacgaGTTGTATATTAATAGTtatgaaactgacctcacagcccattgttcgtCAATAGTGCTAGTTTAAGTtattatgcaaatatactgtttataaggttggactTCTGCAGTCATctaagactgaagaagtcacctgaaaTCGTCTTTcacccactgaaaacgtccagatgaacagaatcaacgttTTGGGATTTTCCTACCTGAATATTGAGCATGCATTCAGAAATTTCTGTGAGCTGTTATTTTAGTTAAACTCTGAATCAAAGCTGAACGTCTGCCTTCAGTCACATAATGATGGTTTATTTAAACCCTGTGTGATGCCCTCAGAGGTGCAGACCTAAcccttgacctctgacctttgatcTCCCTGTAGTATTGATCGAGCGTCAGCTTCCAGGTCAGTTCGCTTACTGCTGACGACCCCACATATATCACCATGTTGATCAGCCTCTCACCGAGTGTCATGTGGTCGTTGAATGGGAGAGGAGCTAACGGGACGTAGGACGGCGGTACGGGGGCGTGGCCACAGTGTCGCTCAAAAACACTGCCGAAGCTGAAGCGCATTGAGATGATGAGTGGCACACTGAGCAAGTCTGCCACCAGGTCACCACACACTGCCATCGGGTCCTGCAAGACGACGTCAAAGCTGGCATGGCGCAGAGTCGCCATCAGCTGCTTGTTCCTCAGCATTCCGTCACACTGCTGCCTCCCGAAGTCCAGGAAG is drawn from Pelmatolapia mariae isolate MD_Pm_ZW linkage group LG7, Pm_UMD_F_2, whole genome shotgun sequence and contains these coding sequences:
- the LOC134631052 gene encoding UDP-glucuronosyltransferase 2A2-like isoform X2 produces the protein MRTIIEELVKRNHSVTILVPDASPSVNYNNSRDAAKFNFLVFKVSYSRQEYLDLIQELMRFSMYEAHLSSPLQKFLKTASWILHFLDFGRQQCDGMLRNKQLMATLRHASFDVVLQDPMAVCGDLVADLLSVPLIISMRFSFGSVFERHCGHAPVPPSYVPLAPLPFNDHMTLGTPSSVCETIGKADVWLIRTFWDIETPRPTPPNFKYVGGLHCKPVNQLPEDLEAFVQSSGDAGIIVASFGSMVTNLTMQHANIIATAFGQIPQKVIWRYRGKPPTALAPNTKISDWIPQNDLLGHPKTKAFVTHGGTNGLYEAVFHGVPLVGVPLFGDQPDNLARMSRLGTAIVLDFNHLTAEELAEALHVVINQPSYRTNMQRLSAVHRDQPVTPLSTAVFWVEFVMRHGGARHLRLASYDLNWFQYHSLDTGAALLVALMTVAALWWVGIRCILRQCRRQAGREKKD
- the LOC134631052 gene encoding UDP-glucuronosyltransferase 2A2-like isoform X1, with protein sequence MRTIIEELVKRNHSVTILVPDASPSVNYNNSRDAAKFNFLVFKVSYSRQEYLDLIQELMRFSMYEAHLSSPLQKFLKTASWILHFLDFGRQQCDGMLRNKQLMATLRHASFDVVLQDPMAVCGDLVADLLSVPLIISMRFSFGSVFERHCGHAPVPPSYVPLAPLPFNDHMTLGERLINMVIYVGSSAVSELTWKLTLDQYYREIKGTPSSVCETIGKADVWLIRTFWDIETPRPTPPNFKYVGGLHCKPVNQLPEDLEAFVQSSGDAGIIVASFGSMVTNLTMQHANIIATAFGQIPQKVIWRYRGKPPTALAPNTKISDWIPQNDLLGHPKTKAFVTHGGTNGLYEAVFHGVPLVGVPLFGDQPDNLARMSRLGTAIVLDFNHLTAEELAEALHVVINQPSYRTNMQRLSAVHRDQPVTPLSTAVFWVEFVMRHGGARHLRLASYDLNWFQYHSLDTGAALLVALMTVAALWWVGIRCILRQCRRQAGREKKD
- the LOC134631052 gene encoding UDP-glucuronosyltransferase 2A2-like isoform X3 — protein: MRTIIEELVKRNHSVTILVPDASPSVNYNNSRDAAKFNFLVFKVSYSRQEYLDLIQELMRFSMYEAHLSSPLQKFLKTASWILHFLDFGRQQCDGMLRNKQLMATLRHASFDVVLQDPMAVCGDLVADLLSVPLIISMRFSFGSVFERHCGHAPVPPSYVPLAPLPFNDHMTLGERLINMVIYVGSSAVSELTWKLTLDQYYREIKGTPSSVCETIGKADVWLIRTFWDIETPRPTPPNFKYVGGLHCKPVNQLPEDLEAFVQSSGDAGIIVASFGSMVTNLTMQHANIIATAFGQIPQKVIWRYRGKPPTALAPNTKISDWIPQNDLLACLSSCLPSLTPTGRSRWPPLPEPGSAGGFFLLKGSYSFPLSPKCLLIGGSYDCWVFLCIYYCTIYCTI